A stretch of Rhizobium sp. TH2 DNA encodes these proteins:
- the proB gene encoding glutamate 5-kinase, whose protein sequence is MTTDRMPLTSCRRIVIKIGSALLVDRASGLKKAWLDAMCEDIAALTAKGTEVLVVSSGAIAMGRTVLDIGAGALRLEESQAAAAVGQIALARAWSEGLSRHDIVAGQILLTLGDTEERRRYLNARATISQLMRLKAVPVINENDTVATSEIRYGDNDRLAARVATMVGADLLVLLSDIDGLYTAPPHLDPKAEFLPVIPAITPEIEAMAGGAASELSRGGMRTKIDAGKIATSAGCAMIIASGKVDHPLRAIADGARHSWFAPSSKPVTAWKTWIAGKLAPAGRLTIDDGAERALMSGKSLLPAGVRAVDGDFARGDTIAIMSLDGREIARGLSSYDGQEARLIAGKKSADIEAILGYSGRAAMVHRDDMVMTAARKAKAKSKESADA, encoded by the coding sequence ATGACGACTGACCGCATGCCTCTAACGTCCTGCCGCCGCATCGTCATCAAGATCGGCTCGGCGCTGCTGGTCGATCGCGCATCGGGCCTGAAAAAGGCATGGCTCGACGCGATGTGCGAGGATATCGCGGCGCTCACCGCCAAGGGCACGGAAGTGCTGGTTGTCTCGTCGGGCGCGATTGCCATGGGCCGCACGGTGCTCGATATCGGGGCTGGCGCCCTCAGGCTCGAAGAGAGCCAGGCGGCTGCTGCCGTGGGCCAGATCGCGCTGGCGCGTGCCTGGTCGGAAGGGCTTTCCCGGCATGATATCGTTGCGGGCCAGATCCTGCTGACGCTGGGTGATACCGAGGAACGCCGCCGCTATCTCAATGCGCGCGCCACGATCTCGCAACTGATGCGGCTCAAGGCTGTGCCGGTGATCAACGAGAACGACACGGTCGCAACGTCCGAAATCCGTTATGGCGACAATGACCGGCTCGCCGCCCGGGTTGCGACCATGGTCGGCGCCGACCTGCTGGTGCTGCTCTCCGACATCGACGGGCTTTATACCGCCCCGCCGCATCTAGACCCCAAGGCCGAATTCCTGCCTGTCATCCCGGCGATTACGCCTGAGATCGAGGCGATGGCGGGAGGTGCTGCTTCCGAACTCTCGCGTGGCGGCATGCGCACCAAGATCGATGCCGGCAAGATCGCCACCTCGGCGGGATGTGCGATGATCATTGCATCGGGCAAGGTCGATCATCCCCTGCGCGCGATCGCGGATGGCGCCCGGCACAGCTGGTTCGCGCCGTCCTCCAAGCCGGTGACCGCGTGGAAGACCTGGATCGCCGGCAAGCTTGCGCCCGCCGGACGTTTGACGATAGACGATGGCGCCGAGCGCGCCCTGATGAGCGGCAAGAGCCTGCTGCCCGCAGGTGTTCGCGCGGTCGATGGGGATTTTGCGCGCGGCGATACGATCGCTATCATGTCTCTCGACGGACGCGAGATTGCCCGCGGCTTGTCTAGCTATGACGGGCAGGAAGCCCGACTGATCGCGGGCAAGAAATCCGCTGACATCGAGGCCATTCTCGGCTATTCCGGCCGGGCGGCCATGGTGCATCGCGACGATATGGTGATGACCGCGGCGCGCAAGGCCAAGGCGAAGAGCAAGGAAAGCGCCGATGCTTGA
- a CDS encoding GNAT family N-acetyltransferase — protein MSALIEHREIFPVAPSPAQLQRVPEIELRSDALPRQPLIRTGRLTLRRPEPRDAEVISASLANYRVARMLTRVPQPYHLEDAEDWLVSIGELAQEAWVFAITLGGVRAILSPELEAANGNVSDRLIGVVAIEWREAGNRTGWHLGYWLDEAHWGKGVMTDAVNAVVARFFSVMMGETLFSSVMADNPGSLRIQGKLGFDVTGVEDVYAASRAEGVRLITTELTFGGYMPM, from the coding sequence ATGAGTGCCCTGATCGAACATCGAGAGATATTCCCGGTCGCACCTTCGCCGGCCCAGTTGCAGCGGGTTCCGGAGATCGAACTCCGAAGTGATGCGCTGCCGCGCCAGCCGCTGATCCGGACCGGCCGGCTCACGCTGCGCCGCCCCGAGCCCCGCGATGCCGAGGTGATTTCGGCATCGCTCGCCAACTACCGCGTGGCCAGGATGCTGACCCGTGTCCCCCAGCCCTATCATCTGGAGGACGCGGAGGATTGGCTCGTCTCGATCGGCGAGCTCGCGCAGGAGGCATGGGTCTTCGCGATCACGCTGGGTGGCGTCCGCGCCATCCTGTCGCCCGAACTCGAGGCCGCCAATGGCAACGTCTCGGACCGCCTGATCGGCGTCGTCGCGATCGAATGGCGCGAGGCGGGCAACCGTACCGGGTGGCATCTCGGCTATTGGCTGGATGAAGCGCATTGGGGCAAGGGTGTCATGACCGATGCCGTCAATGCCGTCGTCGCGCGCTTCTTCTCGGTGATGATGGGCGAGACACTGTTCTCATCCGTCATGGCCGACAATCCGGGCTCGCTCAGGATCCAGGGCAAGCTGGGTTTCGATGTGACCGGGGTCGAGGATGTCTATGCGGCTTCGCGGGCGGAAGGCGTGCGGCTGATCACCACGGAGCTGACGTTCGGCGGCTATATGCCGATGTGA
- a CDS encoding Trm112 family protein, whose product MDLNISRPDPKMLELLVCPVTKGRLIYNRDTSELISEKARLAYPIKDGVPIMLESEARRIED is encoded by the coding sequence ATGGACCTCAACATTTCCCGCCCCGACCCCAAAATGCTGGAATTGCTGGTCTGCCCCGTCACCAAGGGCCGGCTGATCTATAATCGCGACACCAGCGAACTGATCTCCGAAAAGGCCCGGCTCGCCTATCCGATCAAGGATGGCGTGCCGATTATGCTCGAATCCGAAGCCCGCCGGATCGAGGATTGA
- a CDS encoding nicotinate-nucleotide adenylyltransferase has protein sequence MPRVEAGMKVGLFGGSFNPPHDGHRLVAEIALRALDLDQLWWMVTPGNPLKSKRVLAPLAERIAQSEALFPNPKIRVTAFEKTLGSNYTAQVLAHVKARNRDVDFVWIMGADNLRNFHLWQNWHAIAETFPIAVIDRPGSTLSFLSSKMARTFDFARVDEHDAGLLARLPAPAWTFIHGPRSTLSSTAIRTQNGK, from the coding sequence ATGCCGCGTGTCGAAGCCGGCATGAAGGTCGGGCTGTTCGGCGGGTCGTTCAATCCGCCGCACGACGGCCATCGGCTGGTTGCCGAGATTGCGTTGCGGGCGCTCGACCTCGACCAGCTCTGGTGGATGGTGACGCCGGGCAATCCCTTGAAATCGAAGCGTGTACTGGCACCGCTTGCCGAGCGCATCGCACAGTCCGAAGCGCTGTTTCCCAACCCGAAAATCCGCGTGACCGCTTTCGAGAAGACCTTGGGATCGAACTACACCGCGCAGGTGCTGGCGCATGTGAAGGCCAGGAACCGCGACGTCGATTTCGTCTGGATCATGGGGGCGGACAATCTGAGGAATTTCCATCTCTGGCAGAACTGGCATGCGATCGCCGAGACCTTTCCGATCGCGGTGATCGATCGGCCGGGATCGACTCTGTCCTTCCTGTCCTCGAAAATGGCCCGCACCTTCGATTTCGCGCGGGTGGACGAGCACGACGCCGGACTGCTTGCGCGTTTGCCGGCACCCGCCTGGACCTTCATTCATGGCCCGCGTTCGACACTGAGCTCGACGGCGATCAGGACGCAGAACGGGAAATAA
- the obgE gene encoding GTPase ObgE, whose protein sequence is MKFLDQTKVYVKAGDGGAGSVSFRREKFIEFGGPDGGDGGRGGDVWVETVNGLNTLIDYRYQQHFKAETGVHGMGRNRHGAKGGSVVMKVPAGTQIFEEDGETLICDMTEVGQKYRIAKGGNGGFGNAYFRSSTNQAPDWANPGQDGEEKTVWLRLKLIADAGLVGLPNAGKSTFLATCTRARPKIANYPFTTLHPNLGVATVDGKEYVLADIPGLIEGAHEGIGLGDRFLGHVERTRVLLHLVSAQEENVGQAYKTVRAELDAYGAGLEHKAEIVALSQIDTVDAETLKKKKAALKRACGQTPFAISAATGGKGMPEVLRELAGIIETSKAQDPNLPKAESGVMLNQKVKMAPMGDDEDDWGDDD, encoded by the coding sequence ATGAAGTTCCTCGATCAGACCAAAGTGTATGTGAAGGCCGGTGATGGCGGTGCCGGATCGGTGTCGTTCCGACGCGAGAAATTCATCGAATTCGGCGGTCCGGATGGTGGTGACGGCGGCCGTGGCGGCGACGTCTGGGTGGAGACGGTGAACGGTCTCAACACGCTGATCGACTATCGCTACCAGCAGCATTTCAAGGCCGAGACGGGCGTCCATGGCATGGGTCGCAACCGACACGGCGCCAAGGGTGGAAGCGTGGTCATGAAGGTGCCCGCCGGCACCCAGATCTTCGAGGAAGACGGCGAGACGCTGATCTGCGACATGACGGAAGTCGGGCAGAAGTACCGCATCGCCAAGGGCGGCAATGGCGGCTTCGGCAATGCCTATTTCCGCAGTTCCACCAACCAGGCGCCGGACTGGGCCAATCCCGGCCAGGACGGTGAGGAAAAGACAGTCTGGCTGCGGCTGAAGCTGATCGCCGATGCCGGTCTTGTCGGCCTGCCGAATGCCGGTAAATCGACCTTCCTTGCAACCTGTACCCGCGCGCGGCCGAAGATCGCCAACTATCCCTTCACCACGCTGCATCCGAACCTCGGCGTGGCGACGGTGGACGGCAAGGAATACGTGCTGGCCGACATTCCGGGCCTGATCGAGGGCGCCCATGAGGGCATCGGCCTCGGCGACCGGTTCCTCGGCCATGTCGAGCGCACCCGGGTGCTGCTCCATCTGGTTTCGGCGCAGGAAGAGAATGTGGGTCAGGCCTACAAGACCGTGCGCGCGGAACTCGACGCCTATGGCGCAGGGCTGGAGCATAAAGCCGAGATTGTCGCACTTTCGCAGATCGACACGGTCGATGCCGAGACGCTCAAGAAGAAGAAGGCAGCGCTGAAGCGCGCCTGCGGCCAGACGCCTTTCGCGATCTCGGCAGCCACCGGCGGCAAGGGCATGCCGGAAGTGCTACGCGAACTGGCTGGTATCATCGAGACGAGCAAGGCCCAGGATCCGAACCTGCCCAAGGCCGAGAGCGGCGTGATGCTCAATCAAAAAGTCAAAATGGCGCCGATGGGTGACGACGAGGACGATTGGGGCGATGACGACTGA
- a CDS encoding endonuclease/exonuclease/phosphatase family protein, with amino-acid sequence MKFVSFNVQYGFGSDGKYDPERIADAIKGADVIALQEVTRNLPKNSRADLPDVFAGLLPEFYHFFGAGTVADAGSGIVDGRAQMRQVEFGNMILSRHPILATRNILLPRTRTFDRLNLQRSALEALIGTPMGAIRVYSVHLDHRSPEERISQIAFLKERIINYPLEGGAVSGGAEFGFPELPSPEDYIIMGDFNMQPEQPEYIAMAGANDLYYGRTPNSSNPTDALDRLGKRGEGSYTWEEPGKPDIRQYLDYCFLSASLLPRLKDGWIDEACIGSDHKPVWVEIG; translated from the coding sequence ATGAAATTCGTGAGCTTTAACGTCCAATACGGCTTCGGATCGGATGGAAAGTACGATCCCGAGCGCATCGCGGATGCCATCAAGGGGGCCGATGTCATCGCTTTGCAGGAGGTTACACGGAATCTCCCCAAAAATAGTCGGGCCGATCTGCCGGACGTTTTCGCTGGTCTTTTGCCGGAATTTTATCACTTTTTCGGCGCCGGAACCGTTGCTGATGCGGGCTCCGGAATCGTCGATGGCAGGGCCCAGATGCGGCAGGTTGAATTCGGCAATATGATCCTGTCGCGCCATCCGATCCTGGCCACGCGGAACATCCTTTTGCCCCGCACCCGCACCTTCGATCGCCTCAATCTGCAACGCTCCGCGCTCGAGGCGCTGATCGGCACGCCGATGGGTGCGATCCGGGTCTATTCGGTGCATCTCGATCATCGCAGCCCCGAGGAAAGGATCAGCCAGATCGCCTTCCTCAAGGAGCGGATCATCAATTATCCGCTCGAAGGTGGCGCGGTGAGCGGTGGCGCCGAATTCGGTTTTCCGGAACTGCCAAGCCCCGAGGACTATATAATCATGGGCGATTTCAACATGCAGCCCGAACAGCCGGAATATATCGCGATGGCCGGCGCCAATGACCTCTACTACGGCCGCACACCGAACTCCTCCAACCCGACCGACGCTTTGGACCGGCTGGGCAAGCGCGGAGAAGGTTCTTACACTTGGGAAGAACCCGGAAAGCCCGACATCCGCCAGTATCTCGATTACTGCTTCCTGAGCGCATCGCTCCTGCCGCGCCTCAAGGACGGCTGGATCGACGAGGCATGCATCGGGTCCGACCACAAGCCGGTCTGGGTGGAGATTGGATGA
- a CDS encoding glutamate-5-semialdehyde dehydrogenase has translation MLDVAKDDVRALMLQIGRNARAAAHPLAIASAERKHAALVSMAREIMERKDAILGANAIDLENARASDMAPSFIDRLTLNEARIRAMADGISAIAELGDPVGEVIAEWDRPNGLHIERVRTPLGVIGVIYESRPNVTADAGALCLKAGNAVILRGGSDSLHSSHAIHECLVKGLRDAGLPEHAIQMVPVSDRAAVGEMLTGLDGAIDVIVPRGGKSLVARVQDDARVPVFAHLEGICHIYVDATADLDMAKKLVVNSKMRRTGICGAAETLLVDSAALGTHLMPLLEALTEAGCEIRASATVLKVFPGFKPAIDEDWSTEYLDAIISVAIVDGIGGAIAHINRYSSHHTEAIISEDAASVARFFNEIDSAILLHNASTQFADGGEFGMGAEIGIATGKMHARGPVGVEQLTSFKYRVRGDGQTRP, from the coding sequence ATGCTTGATGTTGCCAAGGACGATGTAAGAGCACTGATGCTGCAGATCGGCCGCAATGCGCGCGCGGCTGCCCATCCGCTCGCCATCGCCTCGGCCGAACGCAAGCATGCTGCACTCGTCTCGATGGCGCGCGAGATCATGGAGCGCAAGGACGCCATTCTCGGCGCCAATGCCATCGATCTCGAAAATGCCCGCGCCTCGGATATGGCACCGTCCTTCATTGACCGCCTGACGCTCAACGAGGCGCGTATCCGCGCCATGGCAGACGGCATAAGCGCGATCGCGGAACTCGGGGATCCCGTCGGCGAAGTCATCGCCGAATGGGATCGGCCGAACGGGCTGCATATCGAACGCGTGCGTACACCGCTCGGCGTCATCGGCGTGATCTATGAAAGCCGCCCGAATGTCACGGCCGATGCCGGTGCGCTCTGCCTGAAGGCGGGCAATGCCGTAATCCTGCGCGGCGGCTCGGATTCGCTCCATTCGTCGCACGCCATTCACGAATGCCTCGTCAAGGGCCTGCGCGATGCCGGCCTGCCGGAACATGCGATCCAGATGGTGCCGGTCTCCGACCGCGCTGCCGTCGGCGAAATGCTCACCGGCCTCGATGGTGCGATCGATGTCATCGTTCCGCGCGGCGGCAAAAGCCTCGTCGCCCGGGTTCAAGACGATGCGCGCGTGCCGGTCTTCGCCCATCTCGAAGGCATCTGCCATATCTATGTCGATGCCACGGCCGATCTCGATATGGCGAAGAAGCTGGTGGTCAATTCCAAGATGCGCCGCACCGGCATCTGCGGCGCGGCGGAGACGCTGTTGGTCGACAGCGCAGCGCTCGGCACGCACTTGATGCCTTTGCTCGAAGCGCTGACCGAAGCCGGCTGCGAAATCCGCGCCTCGGCAACCGTGCTCAAGGTCTTCCCCGGCTTCAAGCCGGCAATCGACGAGGACTGGTCGACGGAATATCTCGATGCGATCATTTCGGTTGCGATCGTGGACGGCATCGGCGGAGCAATCGCGCATATCAACAGATATTCCTCGCATCACACCGAGGCGATCATTTCCGAGGACGCGGCCTCGGTCGCGCGTTTCTTCAACGAGATCGATTCCGCCATCCTGCTGCACAATGCCTCGACGCAGTTCGCCGATGGTGGCGAATTCGGCATGGGTGCGGAAATCGGCATAGCGACAGGCAAGATGCATGCGCGGGGACCGGTCGGCGTCGAACAGCTCACGTCATTCAAGTACAGGGTCCGTGGCGACGGCCAGACAAGGCCGTGA